One window from the genome of Pyrus communis chromosome 16, drPyrComm1.1, whole genome shotgun sequence encodes:
- the LOC137721430 gene encoding myb-related protein 308-like: protein MGRAPCCSKVGLNRGPWSNREDTLLTQYIEAHGEGQWRSLPEKAGLLRCGKSCRLRWMNYLKPDIKRGNITSDEDDLIIRLHSLLGNRWSLIAGRLPGRTDNEIKNYWNTNLSKRLISEGTDPNTHKKLSEPIAKENKRRENQSCKNRNNKKEMVKVMMKSKTKTGQHVEPQKPKVHLPKPTRITSFLSLPRNDSSTSSTTVTPASSIQDLNGGEGGAFGVNPWCNNGVVPCVGDPDQDPINSSADGGDDHTLENLYEEYLQALLTDHHHDHQNQLELDSFADSLLI, encoded by the exons ATGGGAAGGGCTCCTTGTTGTTCTAAGGTTGGTTTGAATAGAGGTCCATGGAGTAACAGAGAAGACACATTACTCACCCAGTATATTGAAGCTCATGGTGAAGGCCAATGGAGATCCTTGCCAGAAAAAGCTG GCCTCCTCAGGTGTGGAAAGAGTTGCAGGCTAAGGTGGATGAACTATCTAAAACCAGACATAAAGAGAGGCAACATAACCTCCGATGAAGATGACCTAATTATCAGACTACATTCATTACTTGGCAACCGTTGGTCTCTCATCGCCGGTAGGCTTCCAGGTCGAACTGATAACGAGATCAAGAACTACTGGAACACCAATCTTAGCAAAAGACTCATAAGTGAAGGAACCGACCCAAACACCCACAAAAAATTATCTGAGCCGATagccaaagaaaataaaaggagagAGAACCAAAGTTGCAAGAACAGAAACAATAAGAAGGAAATGGTGAAGGTGATGATGAAAAGCAAGACGAAAACAGGCCAACATGTGGAGCCACAAAAGCCTAAAGTTCATCTCCCAAAACCCACTAGGATTACTTCCTTTTTATCCCTACCAAGAAATGACAGTTCTACTAGCAGCACTACGGTTACTCCTGCATCTTCAATCCAAGATTTAAacggaggagaaggaggagctTTCGGTGTTAATCCATGGTGTAATAATGGGGTTGTGCCTTGTGTTGGTGATCCAGATCAAGATCCTATTAATTCTTCAGCTGATGGCGGCGATGATCACACACTTGAAAATCTTTATGAAGAATATCTACAGGCGCTTCTGACAGACCATCATCACGATCATCAAAATCAACTTGAATTAGACTCATTTGCCGACTCACTGTTAATCTGA